One window from the genome of Cyclobacterium amurskyense encodes:
- a CDS encoding alpha/beta fold hydrolase, translating into MGKEKYSIGFIFIMLCLCPLMAKAQEDKAVRQEYLRELILLQEKPSSHDSFVSLHDLTWEDWIERTGELPPNYGVIPSIPFLPDPLIIGEGKENEKVTTMAQWESQREYFKEQVKHILSGTFPDPPTNLKAEILSERTDNGVRIQMIELRFGENHKAKLTLEVFTPPGEGPFPVFMTQWNHRGWAQIAVRRGYMGLIYAGADAKDDTREYLELYPDYDWSTLMARAWGAHRAVDYLYTLDEVDKSKIAIAGHSRNGKQSLFAAAFDERITATITSSGGTGGEFPYRYTDERHSNESIDYLVSRRTHWLHPRIRFFSGREHKMPIDQNSLMALIAPNALMLSSSIREGGGGDPWAIEQIYTSLTKVYDFLDAPEKLGIRLRDGEHAVSERDLEAFMDWLDIQFGRKNFPWDNHLSYNYSFKKWKKESGESIDLSKFPIQPAQNIPVNGSHLEKTQEKIKQDLTWLLGDEPAGLPASDIETLSHKEDYVSSFMPRPRVKNGKKLNITPYNAMGDYLYGSLYFPTDETGERITAANGKMPVLIFLHKYTNTGYDSELNALIDELLAKGIAVLTYDMIGYGARIEEGTLFYQRYPHWSKMGKMVIDARAAVDALESLDFIDNDKIFVGGYALGGTVGLITAALEPKIAGLALSSAFTPLRNASGDVEGLKAFSHLYGLIPRLGFFDGEENRIPVDFPEMLANIAPRPLMVISPELDRHADHDNVITTMEGLKQLYQKMGVGDALEWQSPHSFNHFTEAQQKEMIKWLVQEVAK; encoded by the coding sequence ATGGGAAAGGAAAAATATTCAATCGGCTTTATTTTCATTATGCTATGCCTTTGTCCGTTAATGGCAAAGGCTCAGGAAGATAAAGCGGTCCGCCAGGAATACTTGAGGGAGTTGATTCTATTGCAGGAAAAACCTTCCAGCCATGATAGCTTTGTTAGTTTACATGACCTTACCTGGGAAGATTGGATAGAAAGAACTGGAGAATTACCCCCTAATTACGGGGTAATTCCCTCCATTCCTTTTTTGCCTGATCCACTGATCATTGGTGAAGGCAAAGAAAATGAGAAGGTTACTACCATGGCTCAATGGGAGTCTCAGCGGGAGTATTTCAAGGAACAGGTTAAACACATCCTTTCAGGGACTTTCCCTGATCCTCCCACCAATTTGAAAGCTGAGATCTTGTCTGAAAGGACAGATAATGGGGTTAGGATTCAGATGATTGAACTCAGGTTTGGAGAAAACCACAAGGCCAAATTGACCTTGGAAGTGTTTACCCCACCTGGCGAAGGACCATTTCCAGTATTTATGACCCAGTGGAACCACAGAGGATGGGCACAGATAGCCGTAAGGAGAGGTTATATGGGGCTGATTTATGCCGGGGCAGATGCGAAAGACGATACCCGGGAATACCTGGAACTCTACCCTGATTATGATTGGTCTACTTTAATGGCCAGAGCCTGGGGTGCTCATAGGGCGGTGGATTATTTGTATACCTTGGATGAGGTGGATAAATCCAAAATAGCCATAGCCGGTCATTCCAGAAATGGAAAACAATCCTTGTTTGCCGCCGCTTTTGATGAGCGTATTACGGCTACTATTACAAGTAGTGGAGGAACAGGAGGAGAATTCCCTTACCGATATACCGATGAAAGGCATTCCAATGAATCCATTGATTACCTGGTTTCCAGAAGAACCCATTGGTTGCATCCCCGCATACGGTTTTTTTCAGGAAGAGAGCATAAAATGCCCATCGATCAAAATTCCTTAATGGCTTTGATTGCTCCAAATGCTTTGATGTTGAGCTCTTCCATCCGAGAAGGAGGTGGAGGAGATCCTTGGGCCATTGAGCAGATTTATACTTCACTTACCAAAGTTTATGACTTTTTGGATGCTCCAGAAAAATTGGGCATACGGCTGAGAGATGGGGAGCATGCTGTTTCAGAAAGGGATTTAGAAGCCTTTATGGACTGGCTTGACATACAGTTTGGCAGAAAGAATTTCCCATGGGACAATCACCTGAGTTACAATTATAGCTTTAAAAAATGGAAGAAAGAAAGTGGAGAATCCATTGATCTTAGCAAGTTTCCTATCCAACCGGCCCAAAATATTCCTGTCAATGGATCCCATTTGGAAAAGACCCAAGAAAAAATAAAACAGGACCTTACCTGGCTGTTGGGTGATGAACCTGCAGGTTTACCTGCCAGTGACATTGAGACGCTAAGCCATAAGGAGGATTATGTCAGCAGTTTTATGCCTCGGCCCAGGGTGAAAAATGGCAAAAAACTTAACATTACGCCCTACAATGCCATGGGGGATTATTTGTATGGATCCCTATATTTCCCTACGGATGAAACTGGAGAAAGAATAACAGCGGCCAATGGTAAAATGCCTGTGCTTATATTTTTGCACAAATACACCAATACGGGCTATGATTCGGAGTTAAATGCATTGATTGATGAGCTGTTGGCCAAAGGGATAGCCGTTTTGACTTATGATATGATCGGCTATGGGGCCAGGATAGAAGAAGGTACTTTGTTTTACCAGAGATATCCCCATTGGTCCAAGATGGGCAAGATGGTCATCGATGCCAGAGCGGCGGTGGACGCATTGGAAAGTTTGGACTTTATAGATAACGATAAGATCTTTGTTGGAGGCTATGCTTTGGGGGGGACAGTAGGCTTGATCACGGCTGCACTAGAACCTAAAATAGCAGGGCTTGCTTTGTCCAGCGCTTTTACCCCTTTAAGAAATGCCTCTGGAGATGTGGAGGGATTAAAAGCCTTTTCCCATTTGTATGGGCTAATTCCAAGGTTAGGGTTTTTTGATGGTGAGGAAAACAGGATTCCTGTGGATTTTCCTGAAATGCTCGCCAATATCGCCCCAAGACCCCTAATGGTCATTTCTCCGGAGTTAGACAGGCATGCTGACCATGATAATGTCATTACTACCATGGAAGGTTTAAAGCAATTGTACCAAAAAATGGGAGTAGGCGATGCGCTGGAATGGCAAAGCCCCCATTCTTTTAACCATTTTACGGAAGCCCAACAAAAGGAAATGATCAAATGGTTGGTGCAGGAAGTAGCAAAGTAA